The Armatimonadota bacterium genome includes the window CCCGCGCGTGTTCTGCTTCCTCGAGCGGAACCCTGTCCGGAGGTGCCCCGCCGTAGCAGGCCGCAAGGGCGCGGAAGCGCTGCTCCAGGGCGCGGACCAGGTGGTGGAAGCGGACCGGGTAGATCAGGTCGCCGCCCAAGTCCAGGCGCACGGGAGAGGCGAACCGGACGGTGACGCGGGTGCGGTCTGGCAGAGCCGGTTCGCCTACCAGCTGCTGCAGCGTCAGCGTAGGAGCGTCGGTCCGGAGCGTCCCGTCCGAGGCGTAAACGGGTAGAAAGCGGCTTCCGTCCCAGGCCTCGACCTGCTCCAGCCGGAGGCGGTGGCGGTTGGGTCCCAGGCCGATCCGGCCGAGGTCAGCCAGCGCCAGCACGTAGTAGGGCAGGTCCAGGTTGGCCCGTCCTACCAAGACCATCTCGAACTCCACGGGCTCCCCAGGCCTGAGCTCGGGCCGCCAGGGCCTCCCGAAGGGTACCCGCAACACGAACGGCACCGGCATGCGCCCGTAACGTCCACCCTCGGAGGAGGGCTCCCGCGCGAACGGCTGGAAAAGGACGGGGTAGGCGCACCGGAACCGCAGGAGGCAGGCGGCACAGTCCGGCAGCCGGGTCACGCAGACCATGCGGCGCAGGACGTGGCCCAACCCGCCCCGGAGGGTGGGTCCCAGGAACCTAGGGAGCCGCCCGCCTTCCTCCGACACCCACCGGAACCGGTACAGCCCGACCTCGAACGCCATCACCCCCTCACTTGAGTGAGTACAGGACCGACACGACCGGCGTGTTCGCGGGCATGTACTGGCACCCCGCGTCTACGAGGTGCCGGTAAGTCACGGCGCTCAGTGGAAGCCGTACGGCCTGGTCCATCTCGTAGTCCAGCCGATCCGAGGCGTACAGGGTGTCCGCGAGTGCGATGACCCCGAGGATGTAGGCCGTTCGCTCGCTGGTGGGCATAAACCGCCAGATGTCACACGTGTAGCCACGAACGGCGCCTGCGTAGTAGGTGGCCGTCATGGCGATAGGGTTCCCCGGCTCCGCCAGGGCCGAACCTCCCACCAGCAGCGCCGCAACGGGCAGCAGGATCCAGTACCGCATGGTCTCGTACCTCCCGACAGATGTGTTCGGGAGGAGATTAACCGCTCCGCGACCTCCGCGCATGAGAAGCGTTTCCCTTTCTGCTTAGTGAGCGGTTCCCGACACCGGTTTGGGGGTTTGCGACGAGCTCGAAATAAGGAACGAGTTCTGCGAGAAGCACGGCCCGGTTGGCCGGCGGCTCCGGAAACCCCAGCCAGTCCTCCAGCTTGTCGTAGACCGCGCTCAGCTGATTGGCCACAGTCCTGGAACTGCGGCCCAGGCGGCGGGCGATGGCGGCGTTGTCCAGTCCCTGACAGGCCAGGCGGGCCACGTCCCGCTCGGCCTTCGTGAGCCAGCGCTCCGCGAACTCCCGCCTCCGGCGCATCCGCTCGCCCCGGACGATCTCCTCGTAGCGACGGATCGCCTCCGCTGGGTCATTCAGCTCTGCCATGGCCTCCAGCATTACCCGGGAATCTGTCCACCGGAGCACAGGCACCGATACGAGCCATACCTCCTCTCCCGGATCCAGGTGCATGCACCGCTCTATTCCCGGGGCCCACCCCTCGGTGAGCAGGTGCCACACATGGTCCTCTGGGCCAAAGAGAAGCTGTGCGACGACCATGGCCGCCACCCCCCATCACCTTCCGACCGCCTGCAATGGAGGGGTGCACGATTTTTCCCGCTCGCTTGAGATCCCGAACGAGGCAGTAGAGGACCCGCAGGAGGACCTGTACGTCGGCCGGGCGGGGCATCCATTGGTCCGAGGTCCCGACCGTGGTAGCCATGGTCAACGGACAGGAACGGCCCGGCGAGGGCTGAACGACCGTGTAAAGCCTTCGGTTGAGCCCTCGGGTCGTAGGTTGTCTATGCCTGAACGAAGATCCACGGCTCACCCAGGGGAGACCGTATCAGGGGGGCACCGTCGAGGGAACAGAGACCACTGGAGCCGGCGGCGGGATTCGAACCCGCAACCCGCGGATTACAAATCCGCTGCTCTTCCCTTGAGCTACGCCGGCCCGTAGACAGTCTAGCATGGGCCAGATGGGCTCTTCTGCTCCCCGAAAGGGCCGCATCGGTCCGCCCTTTACACTCCCCCCCCACCATCGGTATGGTGGAGGGGGACCTGGAGGTGCAGACGTGCGGAGGATCCTCCGATACGTGATGCTTGCCGCTGAGCCTCGGGGCGATGTGGACGCGGTCCACCGTCTCGTGAGATCCGCGACAGAGGCGGAGGCAGACGCCATTGCGGTAGTGGGCGACCTCACCGGCCCGAATCCCACCGCAGAGACCCTCGCGGCCCTCTTCAAGATCCTGGGTTCCGCCAATCTCCCCACCTATCACGTTCCAGGACCGGACGACGCGCCCATCGTGGACTACCTCCGGGAGGCTTACAACGTCGAGCTCGTCTACCCCTACATGCACAGCGTACATGGCACCTTCTCCATTGGACCTGGGCATGTGGTCTTTGCCGGCATGGGCGGGGAGATCGTGGACGAAAGGGTCCGCGCCCGGGAGGAGGTCACCCGGCTGCGCTACGAGGCCTGGGAGGTGGAGTACCGCCTGAAGGTGTTGCAGGAGCTGAAGGACTCCCTCAAGGTGTTCCTCTTTACGACCCCGCCCGCCCATCGGGGCCTCGGAGAAACCGGCAGTCAGGAGCTCGCCCAACTCATCAAGACGTACAACCCGCAGCTGGTGGTGGTTCGCACTCCGGAGCTGCGCACGGAGCTGCTCGGAACCTCCCTCGTGGTGAGCCCGGGGTACCTCACACGGGGATCCGCGGCCCTCTTTGATTTCCGGGAGCGTCGGACGGAGCGTCTTGCCCTGGGCTGACTCCATACCCGCTCCTCGAACCGGACCGCGACCATCAGCCACGGACCCAGGTCCTCTGCTCGGATCGGAACCAAGCCGTCCCGGAGATGGGGGTAGCCTACCCCGACCCTTCCGCCACCGCAGTCCTCACCGCCATGCTCAATCCGCGGCGGTGAGGACTGCCGTCGCCAGATCCGGCTCCAGCATCTCCTCCCGGTCGTCCACCCGAATCCGCACGCCCTCCGGATGCACCTCCAGCACTTCAAGGCGGACGCCCGGGAGGATCCCCTTCTCCGAAAGGCGACGCAGGACCTCCGGATCCTCGTCCTCCACCTCCAGGACGTCCACCGTCTCGCCGCTTTGTCGCTCCACAAGCCGGCGGACCGGCTCCCAGGATTCCCGCTCGTCCCGGGGAATGCGGGCGCCGTGAGGGTCCCGAGCCGGGCGTCCCAGGGCTTCGTCCAGCTCCGCTGCGAGCTCCCGGGGAGAGAGGTGTTCCAGGCGCTCCGCCTCCGCGTGCACGTCCGTCCACGGTACGCCTCCGCGGTCTACCAGGTACCGCTCCCAGAGCCGATGGGAGCGCACCAGGGCCACCGCCTGCTCCCGGCCCCGGTCGGTGAGCAGGATTCCACCGTCCCGGAGCTGCACCAGCCCCTCCCGCGCGAGGCGCCGGACAAGGGCGAGGACCGCGGTGGGCGCCAGGCCCAGGCGTCGGGCGAGGTGGTGGACGGAGATCCCCCTGCCGCGGTCCGCGAGGTAGGCCTGCTTCAACAGGTCCTCCAGCGCCACCCGTCGGGCAGTCCGACGTCTCCGCATGGCATTCCACAGCATCCCCTCCCGGGGACCCAGGAGCATGGCGAGGAGGAAGAGGGCGGTGGCTACGAGCACCATGGTGGGACCGGAGGCCACGTTCAGGTGGTAGGAGAGGTAGAGACCGCTCAGGCCCGAGGCCACCCCTACCGCGACCGCCAGGGGGATCATGCGGGACATGCGGTCCACCAGGAGGTAAGCGGTGGCGCCCGGGGTAATCAGCATGGCCACCACCAGCACGATTCCCACCGCCTGCAGGGACGCCACGATGGTCACGGAGAGCAACAGCATGAGGGTGTAGTGGAGGGCCGCCACGGGGACCCCCATGGCGCTCGCCGCGGTGGGGTCAAACGTCCACAGCACCAGCTCCTTGTAGAAGAGCGCCACCACCCCGAGCACCACGACCCCCGTGGCCGCGGTGAGCAGGAGGTCGGTGTCCGATACGCCCAGCACGTTGCCGAACAGGATGTGGAAGAGGTCTATGGCACGGCTGCGGATGCGGCTGATGAGCACGAATCCGAGGGCGAAGGCACCCGTGAAGAGGATCCCCATGGCGGAGTCCTCTTTGATACGGGAGTGCCGCTCCACCGCGGAGATTCCCAGGGCCGTCGCCATCCCCGTCCCCACGGCCCCGAGGAAGAAGGGAAGATGGAACAGGTAGGCAAGGGCCACCCCGGGCAGCACCGCATGGGAGATGGCGTCCCCCAGCAGGGCCCACCGCTTCACGAGGAGAAAGCAGCTCAGAACCGCGCAGATCCCTCCCACCATCACCGCGGCCAGGAGGGCCCGCTGCATGAACGCGTACTGCAGGGGAGCTATGAAGATCTCCGAAAGGGTCATGGCGACTTCCCCCTTCTCCGATCCGCAATTTCCAGCAGGGTGAGGCGGCCCCCATAGGTGCGCTGCAGGAGGGCCGGCGTGAAGACCCGCTCCGGCGGTCCGTAGGCCACCAGCACCTGATTGAGGAGCAGGAGACGATCGAAGGCGGTCTGTGCCCGGCTGAGGTCGTGGGTGGCCACCACCACGGTCCGCCCCTCCTGCTGCAGGCGGCGCAGCAGGGCGTAGATGGTCTCCTCCGTGGCCGCATCCACCCCCACGAAGGGCTCATCCAACAGCAGCACCCGGGCCTCCTGGGCCAGGGCCCGGGCGAGGAAGACCCGCTGCTGCTGGCCGCCCGAGAGCTGTCCGATCTGGCGATCCGCAAACCCTTCCATCCCCACCTGCTGAAGGGCCTTGCGGCTCAACTGTCGGTCCTCAAACCTCGGCCTCCGGATCAGTCCCAGATGGACGAACCGCCCCATGAGGACCACCTCCTCTACCACGATGGGGTAGTCCCAGTCCACCTCGCTGCGCTGGGGTACATACGCCACCAGGCGCCGGGCCTGCGGGGCGGGCTGTCCGAAGATCCGCACGGATCCCGTGTCGGGAACGGCCAGCCCCACCAGGGCCTTGAGGAGGGTGGACTTCCCGGCCCCGTTGGGGCCCACGAGGCCCACGAGAAGGCCTGGCTCGATCTGGAAGGAGACATTGCGGAGGGCGGGCTGCCCCCGGTAGGAGACCGTGAGGTTGCGCACCTCGATGGCCATTTCCCTCATCGCAAGGCCTCCACCAGCACCCCGACGTTGTGCCGCATCATCCCGAGGTAGGTGTCGGCTCCGCTCCCGGGCGGCCCCAGGGAGTCCCCGTAGAGCCTGCCACCGATGCGCACCCCCGCCTCCCGGGCCACCCGCTCCATGAGCTTCGGGTTGATGGTGGTCTCCACGAACACCGCGGGTACCCGCTCCTGCCGGATAC containing:
- a CDS encoding CRISPR-associated ring nuclease, whose protein sequence is MVVAQLLFGPEDHVWHLLTEGWAPGIERCMHLDPGEEVWLVSVPVLRWTDSRVMLEAMAELNDPAEAIRRYEEIVRGERMRRRREFAERWLTKAERDVARLACQGLDNAAIARRLGRSSRTVANQLSAVYDKLEDWLGFPEPPANRAVLLAELVPYFELVANPQTGVGNRSLSRKGNASHARRSRSG
- a CDS encoding heat-stable protein encodes the protein MRRILRYVMLAAEPRGDVDAVHRLVRSATEAEADAIAVVGDLTGPNPTAETLAALFKILGSANLPTYHVPGPDDAPIVDYLREAYNVELVYPYMHSVHGTFSIGPGHVVFAGMGGEIVDERVRAREEVTRLRYEAWEVEYRLKVLQELKDSLKVFLFTTPPAHRGLGETGSQELAQLIKTYNPQLVVVRTPELRTELLGTSLVVSPGYLTRGSAALFDFRERRTERLALG
- a CDS encoding metal-dependent transcriptional regulator, translated to MRRRRTARRVALEDLLKQAYLADRGRGISVHHLARRLGLAPTAVLALVRRLAREGLVQLRDGGILLTDRGREQAVALVRSHRLWERYLVDRGGVPWTDVHAEAERLEHLSPRELAAELDEALGRPARDPHGARIPRDERESWEPVRRLVERQSGETVDVLEVEDEDPEVLRRLSEKGILPGVRLEVLEVHPEGVRIRVDDREEMLEPDLATAVLTAAD
- a CDS encoding metal ABC transporter ATP-binding protein; the protein is MREMAIEVRNLTVSYRGQPALRNVSFQIEPGLLVGLVGPNGAGKSTLLKALVGLAVPDTGSVRIFGQPAPQARRLVAYVPQRSEVDWDYPIVVEEVVLMGRFVHLGLIRRPRFEDRQLSRKALQQVGMEGFADRQIGQLSGGQQQRVFLARALAQEARVLLLDEPFVGVDAATEETIYALLRRLQQEGRTVVVATHDLSRAQTAFDRLLLLNQVLVAYGPPERVFTPALLQRTYGGRLTLLEIADRRRGKSP